One segment of Nyctibius grandis isolate bNycGra1 chromosome 11, bNycGra1.pri, whole genome shotgun sequence DNA contains the following:
- the LOC137668811 gene encoding olfactory receptor 12D2-like, whose protein sequence is MLNQTEVSEFILLGLTDIQGLQRFFFISFLLLYLTSLLGNGAIVTMVISEPQLHTPMYFFLGNPSCLDIFYSTVTVPKMLTGLLFGHRPISFCGCLAQLHFFHFLGSTEVLLLATMAYDRYVAICNPLRYTLVMSPRTCLLLAVASWSIGFLHAMMHSVMTSQLRFCGHNHIHHFFCDIKPLLNLACSSTSLNMTLLNVVTTSIALGPFTLIVLSYLYIIFFIFQKVQSQEGRWKPFSTCASHLTIVALFYIPVLFNYTLPSSGGFPKRDVQVSLMYSAVTPALNPLVYTLRNQEVRSALKKTLGRKLFRGGK, encoded by the coding sequence ATGCTGAACCAGACAGAGGTCAGTGAGTTCATCCTTTTGGGCCTCACTGACATCCAGGGGCTGCAGcgctttttcttcatctcctttctGTTGCTCTACTTGACCAGCCTTCTGGGAAATGGTGCCATTGTGACGATGGTGATATCTGAGCCCCAGCTCCACACACCAATGTACTTCTTCCTGGGGAACCCCTCCTGCCTGGACATTTTCTACTCTACGGTCACTGTTCCCAAGATGCTGACTGGCCTTCTCTTTGGGCATCGGCCCATCTCTTTTTGTGGCTGCTTGGCCCAGCTCCACTTCTTCCACTTCCTGGGCAGTACAGAGGTTTTGCTCCTGGCCACCATGGCCTACGACCGCTATGTGGCCATTTGCAATCCTTTGCGCTACACCCTTGTCATGAGCCCACGGACTtgtctgctgctggctgtggccAGCTGGTCCATTGGCTTTTTACATGCCATGATGCACTCAGTCATGACCTCTCAACTGCGTTTCTGTGGCCACAACCACATTCACCACTTCTTCTGTGACATCAAGCCACTGTTGAATTTGGCTTGCAGTAGTACCAGCCTCAATATGACCCTTCTCAATGTTGTCACCACATCTATTGCTCTAGGCCCCTTCACTCTCATAGTCCTCTCCTACCTCTACATCATCTTCTTCATCTTCCAGAAAGTCCAGTCCCAGGAAGGAAGATGGAAGCCCTTCTCAACCTGTGCTTCCCACCTCACTATTGTGGCACTATTTTACATACCAGTGCTCTTCAATTATACACTGCCCTCCTCAGGAGGCTTCCCTAAAAGGGATGTGCAAGTGTCTCTCATGTACAGTGCTGTCACCCCAGCTCTGAATCCCTTGGTCTACACACTTAGGAACCAGGAGGTGAGATCTGCCCTGAAAAAAACGTTAGGGAGAAAACTCTTTCGTGGAGGAAAGTGA